CCCTTTCATTGAGTAACACCTCCTAATAAAGATGTTACAATATTTAAGACAATTCCGAAAGTTATTACTTAAGACAATATCATAAATTAATCATAAAACTATCTTTATATGCTTTTTTCTTAATTGCTTTAAGCACTCATTCATGATATACTTTAGCTGAAATAACCCTTTTAATAGGGTTTTACTCTTTAAAGAAGGCGATTTAATGAAATACAATAATTATTCAATTATCACAACATTTTTAGCTGCTCTATTTGGAGCAGGTTTTGTTGCTTGTAAAGAAATCGAATATTTTTTACTATACGATCCAAGCATTGCTATTTTAAGTGTTTTACTTTATTTTGCAATTCTATTTTCATTTGCATATTTTACAATGAAATTAAGTTATCAAAACGATATTGACTCATTTGATAAACTAGTTAGCCAAGATAATAAAATTATTCAAACACTTTCTAATTTAACATTTCCTATCTTTGCAATATGTTTATTAACAATTTCATTTTCAGGTTTTGCAACACTAATAGAAAATACTTTTTCTATTCCAAAAATAATAGGAACAGCATTAATTACTATAATTGTAATTACAGTATCATTTTTTGGTTCTAAAAAAATGTCAGGTCTTTTTAAATATTCAACTCCAATAATTGTTGTAATAACACTATTTTTATTAGTATACGCTATTTTTAAAGATGTTGAAGTTAGTAAAACAGTAATGGAAATTAAATATGTCCATCCAACAAATAATCAATTTATCAATGTTGCAATTTATGCATTAGAATGTTATCAAATTTCTTTATTGCTTCAAATTTCTTTAGGTAGAAAAGCAAATAGCCTTAAAGATATTAAACAAGGAGTTTTTATCACTTGTGCTTTATATAGTATAGCTCTAATGTTAGCATGTGCTGCTTTATTAAAATATGCAACTATTATTGGTGATGTCCAGATACCATTATTAGAAATAATTAATTATCAAAATATTAGTGTATTATCCATAACTTTAGTTATTGTTTTATTTGTTGGTTTTATAACATCATCACTTAGCACCATGTTTGGATATGTAAATTATGTTGGAAACTCTCGTTTAAAAGAACACACTAAAATAATTACTGTAATAACATGTATAATTGCTCTTGTTTTTTCGCAATTTAGTTTTTCATCATTAATTTCAACAATTTTCCCAGTTGTTGGAATTGTCGGACTAATTAATTTTATTTTAATAATTATTAATAGTAAAAAGCTAAAAAAAGCACAAGAGACACTATAGTATTAACCCAATCAAAAATGAAATTAAACTTAAAGATAGATTTAGTAAAAGATACATAAAACTATCTTTTTTTGATGCATCAAATTTACTTATTACTTCAAAATTAAAAGTTGAAAATGTTGAAAATGCACCTAAAAAGAAAGTGAAAGCAAAGCTTATTGTATTAGTATGTGCTAAATATAATCCCATGCCAAAGCATGCAGCAACATTAATTATCAGTGTAATAGTTACTATTTTTGATGTAATCATATTTTTAAATTGCATTGTAATTAGATATCTTAACAATATACCTAACATAGCTGCTATTGATATACTAATCATTATATTTCAACTCCTTAATTTTATGATAAAAAAACCAAGTTACTATTGGTATTATAATAAAAGTTATTAAAATATAAATTAATGATGTAATAAATTGATTATTCTCTATTAAGAAAAATAAATCTTTAAATACTCCTGAAAAAGTTGTAAAACTTCCTAAAAAAGCAATATTCAAATACTTTTGCATATTTGAATTATCATTATAGAAAACTACAACCATTACAAAAAGAATACTTCCTAAAAAATTAATGAAAATTGTTGTCATAATAAAAGGAAATAAGTGAAAAATCATTTCTTTTAAAAATGTTGCTGCTAAGCAAAGTAAACACATTATAAAAATTTTTCGCATAAAAAAACTCCTCTACAAAAAGAGGAGTCATCAGCTTTAAATAGCGGTTAATTTGGCGAACTCCATCACCATTAGCAAAAACTTGTATATAAAGTATATCATTTCATT
This genomic window from Bacilli bacterium PM5-9 contains:
- a CDS encoding putative membrane protein YkvI (product_source=COG3949; cog=COG3949; superfamily=47954; transmembrane_helix_parts=Inside_1_4,TMhelix_5_24,Outside_25_38,TMhelix_39_61,Inside_62_81,TMhelix_82_104,Outside_105_108,TMhelix_109_131,Inside_132_137,TMhelix_138_160,Outside_161_181,TMhelix_182_204,Inside_205_216,TMhelix_217_239,Outside_240_264,TMhelix_265_287,Inside_288_298,TMhelix_299_316,Outside_317_319,TMhelix_320_342,Inside_343_352), with the protein product MKYNNYSIITTFLAALFGAGFVACKEIEYFLLYDPSIAILSVLLYFAILFSFAYFTMKLSYQNDIDSFDKLVSQDNKIIQTLSNLTFPIFAICLLTISFSGFATLIENTFSIPKIIGTALITIIVITVSFFGSKKMSGLFKYSTPIIVVITLFLLVYAIFKDVEVSKTVMEIKYVHPTNNQFINVAIYALECYQISLLLQISLGRKANSLKDIKQGVFITCALYSIALMLACAALLKYATIIGDVQIPLLEIINYQNISVLSITLVIVLFVGFITSSLSTMFGYVNYVGNSRLKEHTKIITVITCIIALVFSQFSFSSLISTIFPVVGIVGLINFILIIINSKKLKKAQETL
- a CDS encoding CrcB protein (product_source=KO:K06199; cath_funfam=1.20.58.340; cog=COG0239; ko=KO:K06199; pfam=PF02537; superfamily=103473; tigrfam=TIGR00494; transmembrane_helix_parts=Outside_1_3,TMhelix_4_18,Inside_19_30,TMhelix_31_50,Outside_51_54,TMhelix_55_77,Inside_78_89,TMhelix_90_107,Outside_108_108); translated protein: MISISIAAMLGILLRYLITMQFKNMITSKIVTITLIINVAACFGMGLYLAHTNTISFAFTFFLGAFSTFSTFNFEVISKFDASKKDSFMYLLLNLSLSLISFLIGLIL
- a CDS encoding fluoride ion exporter CrcB/FEX (product_source=COG0239; cog=COG0239; pfam=PF02537; superfamily=103473; transmembrane_helix_parts=Inside_1_4,TMhelix_5_22,Outside_23_26,TMhelix_27_49,Inside_50_61,TMhelix_62_81,Outside_82_85,TMhelix_86_108,Inside_109_118) yields the protein MRKIFIMCLLCLAATFLKEMIFHLFPFIMTTIFINFLGSILFVMVVVFYNDNSNMQKYLNIAFLGSFTTFSGVFKDLFFLIENNQFITSLIYILITFIIIPIVTWFFYHKIKELKYND